Within the Plasmodium sp. gorilla clade G2 genome assembly, contig: PADLG01_00_35, whole genome shotgun sequence genome, the region aaaCAAAGGatcaattaataaaatttttataaattttaatttatattatatattcgttcttaaataaaaaacaaaaaaaacaaaaaaaaagtacacaTTCAATTAtcacattaatatatatttatcttttgaTAATAgcaatattaaatataaataagatatttatattttaaaaaaaaaaaaaaaaaaaaaaacttaaaaaaaaagtaaaatatacATGTAGCATACAttcacataatatatttataaattttcatcattttacatatattttattaatcaaatttaatatttttacaaattaatatatataaaatacatttatattaataatacataaatatatatatatatatatatatatatcatttttccCTTTAAATTACTATACAAATTTTTAagattaagaaaaaaatactaAAAAATTAACTCacatgtatttttttctaaaaatagacaaaaggaaaaattatctttatataaaatatattttttatattattataaacataatattaataaaaattaagaatatttatcattaatatattaaatacacaaataattatactttttaattaaaagGTCCAAATATATCTTTACAAAAACCTTTATTATACTAATTGACTTTAGTGCAGGAATCATATTCTAAATAAAACATTCAATGCAcctttttttgatttattatttttatttttttttttgttattatgaGAATGTGGATCATTAACATTAGTATCACTTCGTTGTATACTACCTATtccattattatttgtatgttCTGTACCTTCATGTTCTTCACCCATATCATCTTCTTCTTGTTCACCAGAACCAGAGGAACCGgctttttcttcttgttcTCCAGAACCAGAGGAACCAGCCTTTTCTTCTTGTTCACCAGAACCAGAGGAACCGgctttttcttcttgttcTCCAGAACCAGAGGAACCAgctttttcttcttgttcACCAGAACCGCTAGAACCAgctttttcttcttgttcACCAGAACCAGAGGAACCGgctttttcttcttgttcTCCAGAACCGCTAGAACCAgctttttcttcttgttcACCAGAACCAGAGGAACCGgctttttcttcttgttcACCAGAACCAGAGGAACCGgctttttcttcttgttcACCAGAACCAGAGGAACCAgctttttcttcttgttcACCAGAACCAGAGGAACCGgctttttcttcttgttcACCAGAACCAGAGGAACCAGCTTTTTCATCTTGTTCACCAGAACCAGAGGAACCGgctttttcttcttgttcACCAGAACCAGAGGAACCAgctttttcttcttgttcACCAGAACCAGAGGAACCGgctttttcttcttgttcACCAGAACCGCTAGAACCAGCCTTTTCTTCTTGTTCACCAGAACCAGAGGAACCGgctttttcttcttgttcTCCAGAACCAGAGGAACCAgctttttcttcttgttcACCAGAACCAGAGGAACCGgctttttcttcttgttcTCCAGAACCAGAGGAACCAgctttttcttcttgttcACCAGAACCAGAGGAACCGgctttttcttcttgttcACCAGAACCAGAGGAACCGgctttttcttcttgttcTCCAGAACCAGAGGAACCAgctttttcttcttgttcACCAGAACCAGAGGAACCAgctttttcttcttgttcACCAGAACCAGAGGAACCAgctttttcttcttgttcACCAGAACCGCTAGAACCAgctttttcttcttgttcACCAGAACCGCTAGAACCAgctttttcttcttgttcACCAGAACCGCTAGAACCAgctttttcttcttgttcACCAGAACCAGAGGAACCAgctttttcttcttgttcTCCAGAACCACTAGAACCAgctttttcttcttgttcACCAGAACCGCTAGAACCAGCTTGTTCTTCTTGACCTTCTATTACTTCATTTTCTTGATCCTTATTCCTTTCTTCACTATTGaaatcttcttcatcatcattttcaccttctttttcttcttctaaatcttcatatttttgtcccttactatttttttcattatgtaATCCGtttcttaaataatattttattccaTTGATATCTGATAATTCGTTATGTGTATTTTTAAGTTTtccatatgttttatatatatacaaatataaaaaaaataaataaaatgtaagAGACAAAATTCTATTCATTGtattatgatattttatGAAAAGTTTAGaacaaaatttaataaatatgaaaataaaaagttaaaattttttaatcatACAAGAAAACGTTTAATTGTacttatttgtattatagaaaaataaatatatgtatatattttttttttttttgctacaaaaataatattttctcttttaacttttataattatacttttttttttttttttttgcacaTTTGTGCAAATTATGATTCAAAATGTTCCTATTtccaaataaataatatacaaaaaaaaatatatatatatattttgatttacaACCAATTATGTGTAAGTAAATTTTGCAactacaaaaaataataaatatataaatatatgtatattgtatttataaatggaaaatattacatttttctGAATTACTTGTGTGCCATTTgtatgaaataaaattatgtatttttaagATGTatcaaaaatgtatatagtgcaatatataaatatattgtagTTATTTATCATGCATATACaactattatttatttattaatatttattttttttaattaatatatcattccTAATTTACGACTTATGtgcatattttaaaataaaattaatctattaatatgaatgaaacattatttattatatatatatatatatatatattttttttgacaCAATTATTAGACATACTAGAAAACATTTGTGAATTAATGTGAACACATTTTAATGTATAAATTTTAGAAAAAtcaaaagaacaaaataaaatacttttgcatattattataaaaaaatgttcatacatgatattatatttaatatatatagtacaaatgttttcaaataaaaaaaaaaaaaaaaaatatatatatacatatatatattgtattaaaacatttaaaaatcaccttttatatattctatataatatataagaaaatgttagaacaaaatttaattttaataaataaaactggcatataaaacatatacttTTACaactatatatacatttatataatgaaatattcTGTTTCACATGACactattttttcaaaaaaaataaggaatAATATAATGGAAGGCACATTTAATATCACATACATAATTATTCCCATAacttaaatttatatatttataaatatatcagtTACTGTAATATTTTAAGTACCTTTAGAGTAAAGATATTATTCAACAACCTCATTACCATTTAAAGGAACTTGCATAtccttttcttatttttctttttttatatatgcattaataactaatacatatatatatattaatagtaaaaatttatattttattcgaTATGTAAAAagttaaaaatatgtttttaaaataatagaaTGCAtcaaatattgaaaatatatatttattattatttattttattgttttgtgaatattctatatttatatatacattaaaaaattattaagagaaatacagaaaaaataattaaatacaaaaaaaaaaaaaaaaaaaatatataaataaaaacatcaGCGTTTGACTAATAAAGGtgaaattttctttttgcatattatattaaataattatataatatataattttttttaaaaaatcatatattttttataatcatatgTTATTTTAAGTGTTCATTATGTAAACACATTACTttgttattatcatcacatatatatatatatatatatatatatatatatatatttattaatatttttgaaaaagataaatcatatttttaaCTAATCCTTTTAATGTATCTATAAGTTATTATcactaaataaatatattatagttttaaaaaaattttcagcttctttcttaatattattatatttttcaaggTGCATAACTGTATATTTAGttgtttttatatcttttcttataatatttttttctacatttttattttttttttctatatcatgTATTTTGCTTTCATTCAACATTTTGTGGTGATCCAAATCCTCCTCTTCttcaatattttcttcattttcctCTTCATCTTCGTCTTCCGGTATTTCACCTTGAATCTCGTTTAATTGTTCaacataatttatatcttctTCTTCGTCGTCGTCTTCTTCTGTATCTTCATtcaaattttcattttcactAAATATATTAGTTCCATCCCATGActtcttttgttttaattCTAAAGAATCATTTTCTTTAGAAATATTTGTTTCGGTAATTTTCATAGGACCAAATACCCAATctaatatataatcatatagaTCATATACTTTTCCACTCTCTTTTTTCGTTccctttaatatattttttttatatttataataattattttcttcttcttttacaTCCTCCATTTTGGATACACTCTTTTCTTCCTCCATTGTAGGTATTGAAATatctttaaaattatttaaaccaatatttttcatgttactttttttttcatcagaGTGTccattcaaaatataaatagttgATAAGGAGTAATCGTGATTATCATTTGTTTCATGTTCTGCTTTATTAGCAAAACTGGAatcatcattttcatcataagTTACTTCATCTGTTTCGTCACCATCATCAGATTCTGCATTTTTTTCAGGTCGCTCAACCTTATCCATTGTTATATCATGAAGACATTCCACACATTCTTGATTaagttcttttattttatctggTCTTGCTTTTTTTCTATCTTCTGTTGCTCCATGTACTCCATCATTTCCATCATTTCCATCATGGTGTCCCTCGTATGTTAATTGCAAAGATCCAGAATTACTTTCATGTCCATCCAAATGagtactattattattgtctACTTGTAATGAATCACTTGATGACTCAGAAGGATCTTCATCTTCACTTACAGCATCTATAGAAACATCTTTCTTATCACATTTAGAACTTGGAGGAGCATTAAGGGAAGTTATTTTTGAAGTTTCATGTTTCTCTATTATTCCATCATGATTAGAATAATCACTATGAGGATTATCACACTTAGGTGTAATTAGTATATCTCTTAAAAGTGTATTAGATCGTAAATCAAAAGAATTTTGACGATTTTCCTTTTCACCCACAAGTTCTTCAGGATAACGACattctataatattatcatcatcatcataagaattattttcttcagtTCTTTCTTTTGTAATAGAtgattcatttaatttttcattatgtGTTTTATCTCGTATATCTAAATTTGTATCCATTTGTTCTTCACTTGGTAAggtattatcattatcattaatagATGATTCATCACTATTTGaagaatttttttcctttgtttctttttcagAAGCTTCACTTCCTTTTTTACCATTTTCCCTTTCACATGTATTGTTTTCtgcttttatattaaaattatcaaTTCCTAAACGATGTCTTAAATTATGTTTATCTTCCTTCGTAATATCATTAGTCGACACATTGTTTTTAATTATACACAAATAATGGAAGAGAAGACAAAAAGTGATATTCcatattttgttcattttataagtaacattatttaaaaatatataatatgacaattacaatcaaaaaaaaaaaaaaaataaacacaaagacaaaaacaaaaataaagacTAAgacaaaaattttaatatttatttttctaagatattagaaaaaataaattatatcatattaaataatatatatatatatatttaattattcatCTAAtcacaaataataaatgggaattatatattttttctccttttatgtattataaaatttagaaaatatattaaagttaattaaaaaaaaaaaaaaaaaaaaagaaggaaaagaaaaggaTTCTTATCATATGTTACTTTATTGCAATTATCTTAACTCAATTTTTAGAATAACATAAAAActtacaaaaaagaaaatattcgaagggatatataatatattatatatatatatttatttagttataaatatgtgtgcacaatttattttataattacgagaaaaattaatatattaaaaaaaaaaaaaaaaaaattcattttatttgaatatatatttatttatttttcttatttcaaaaaaaaaaaaaattctaataattttatgaatagttctaataatatatatttatatatttcaaatttCAAAGAAAAGCATATACCTAAtatgttgtatatataaaacaaatggAAAATACgataatgattttttttctttggttataattttttattttattctttaattaataaatagaACTTAAGGGTTGAATGGTGTATTcagttatatttatatttgaaatataaatatttttttaacattaataagaattatttaatagacttataatttttaagatgttacaaaaatttttaaaatatataaaaaaaaaatatatacctttacatattatattatatatatacatatatatattttgtatacttgatatgaaatataataagaatgtgttgtataatattttgtgcCTTAGTGGTAAAATAAACCTTTCATAGTTAattcaataatttttttttcattttttaatgttctcttctataattaatatataaataaataaatatatatatatatatatatatatatttatttattttacctATTTATTGATATGCTCAATGGTTAAAATGGACTATTCTCATTTATTCACATTTATTCTCACTTATTATTCTTAAGTATTTTAAGCACAATAAGTATTATATAGAAGATTAAAAAtgacataaaataaaattataaaaatattttatatatataggggtctataaaatgatattttaTAAGTATACATTTTATTGTTTGAACTCCctctct harbors:
- a CDS encoding Hypotetical protein — encoded protein: MNRILSLTFYLFFLYLYIYKTYGKLKNTHNELSDINGIKYYLRNGLHNEKNSKGQKYEDLEEEKEGENDDEEDFNSEERNKDQENEVIEGQEEQAGSSGSGEQEEKAGSSGSGEQEEKAGSSGSGEQEEKAGSSGSGEQEEKAGSSGSGEQEEKAGSSGSGEQEEKAGSSGSGEQEEKAGSSGSGEQEEKAGSSGSGEQEEKAGSSGSGEQEEKAGSSGSGEQEEKAGSSGSGEQEEKAGSSGSGEQEEKAGSSGSGEQEEKAGSSGSGEQEEKAGSSGSGEQEEKAGSSGSGEQEEKAGSSGSGEQEEKAGSSGSGEQDEKAGSSGSGEQEEKAGSSGSGEQEEKAGSSGSGEQEEKAGSSGSGEQEEKAGSSGSGEQEEKAGSSGSGEQEEKAGSSGSGEQEEKAGSSGSGEQEEKAGSSGSGEQEEKAGSSGSGEQEEKAGSSGSGEQEEKAGSSGSGEQEEDDMGEEHEGTEHTNNNGIGSIQRSDTNVNDPHSHNNKKKNKNNKSKKGALNVLFRI